From the genome of Atribacteraceae bacterium, one region includes:
- a CDS encoding amidohydrolase family protein: protein MAETRTLPRGYVATCGNRIASIGEDWRSIRADETIDVSGLDIIPGLIDMHTHGIDTVSFMESDEEECLWSLQRYAVFGVTKVVASTISNPLKVITGQLQRLRRVKEKAGTGALLHGVHVEGPWLAPRCRGGHPLEYLRVPDPDEIRLLLDEAGDLIVTLTYAPELPNALWLTEELARRRILPVVGHTEASFEQTEQVILAGARHVTHLFDATLGFKENPEEALVMLPGMETAALLYDQVSVELIGCPIHVPRPFFRFVNKVKPREKKIVVTDSLVGTGKPEGTVFTSSDGWRVRVSEGVIRMVNDDPAIDGNLTGSAVTMNRAVQRVREYAEITLEEALMWGTLNPARALGIDRLTGSIAVGKDADLAVIDQHFDVHFTIVQGRVVHGRT, encoded by the coding sequence GTGGCCGAGACCAGGACCCTTCCTCGGGGTTATGTTGCGACATGCGGGAACCGAATCGCTTCAATTGGCGAGGACTGGAGATCGATCCGGGCTGATGAAACAATCGATGTGTCCGGCCTCGATATCATCCCCGGCTTGATCGATATGCACACCCATGGAATAGATACCGTGAGTTTCATGGAGAGTGATGAAGAAGAGTGCCTGTGGTCACTCCAGCGTTACGCGGTATTCGGGGTGACCAAGGTGGTTGCTTCCACCATATCGAACCCCCTCAAGGTCATCACCGGCCAATTACAGCGATTACGCCGGGTAAAAGAAAAAGCAGGGACAGGTGCATTGCTCCATGGAGTTCATGTGGAGGGTCCTTGGCTGGCTCCACGCTGCCGGGGGGGACATCCATTGGAATATCTACGGGTACCGGATCCGGATGAGATCAGGTTGTTATTGGACGAGGCCGGGGATCTCATCGTGACTCTCACCTACGCGCCGGAACTACCCAATGCCCTCTGGTTGACAGAGGAATTGGCCCGGCGGAGGATCCTGCCGGTCGTCGGTCATACGGAAGCCAGTTTCGAACAGACGGAGCAAGTAATCTTGGCCGGGGCCAGGCATGTCACCCATCTGTTCGATGCCACGCTTGGATTCAAGGAAAATCCCGAAGAAGCCTTGGTGATGCTTCCGGGGATGGAAACAGCGGCTTTACTGTATGACCAGGTGAGTGTCGAATTGATCGGGTGTCCTATCCATGTTCCCCGTCCCTTTTTCAGATTCGTCAATAAGGTCAAGCCCAGGGAAAAGAAAATCGTGGTGACCGATTCCCTGGTAGGGACAGGTAAGCCGGAGGGGACGGTCTTTACCTCCAGTGATGGCTGGCGAGTCCGGGTCTCTGAAGGGGTTATCCGTATGGTCAATGATGATCCAGCGATCGATGGCAACTTGACCGGAAGTGCGGTGACCATGAACCGGGCCGTTCAAAGGGTACGGGAATACGCGGAAATCACACTGGAAGAAGCGTTGATGTGGGGAACTCTCAATCCGGCCCGTGCCCTGGGGATCGACCGTTTGACCGGGAGTATTGCCGTAGGAAAAGATGCTGACTTGGCCGTGATCGACCAGCATTTTGATGTCCACTTCACCATCGTCCAGGGGCGGGTGGTTCACGGCAGAACGTGA
- a CDS encoding Gfo/Idh/MocA family oxidoreductase yields the protein MALKTLVVGTGGMGASHALAYRDLPGFEIVGFVVAKRIDRARELASRLNLSIPVFTDYYESLDVTRPDVVSINTYADTHADYSIEAMSRGCHIFMEKPMAQTVQDAERVVEAARKTNRKVVIGYILRHHPAWIQFIDSVRQIGKPLVMRMNLNQQSFGPEWNVHKEFIRRMPPLVDCGVHYIDVMCQMTRAKPTRVHGIAARLTEEIPAGTHNYGALQIVFDDDSVGWYEVGWGPMISRSAFFVKDVYGPKGSVSIEKETWNIDPSDLSKHTEVNTIVIHSSETDVQGNRVKEDRFIKVEDEPSHDELCRREQEYLYRVITEDIDLTEHLEDAVNSMKVCYAAVESYETGQVIHL from the coding sequence GTGGCTTTGAAAACGTTAGTGGTTGGAACCGGAGGAATGGGAGCATCGCACGCCCTGGCTTATAGAGACCTTCCTGGTTTCGAGATTGTCGGGTTTGTGGTGGCCAAGCGGATCGATCGTGCCCGGGAATTGGCTTCCCGTCTGAATTTATCCATCCCCGTGTTCACCGATTATTATGAATCCCTGGATGTAACCCGACCTGACGTGGTGTCAATTAATACCTATGCGGATACCCATGCGGATTATTCCATCGAGGCGATGAGCCGGGGATGCCACATATTCATGGAAAAACCGATGGCTCAGACGGTCCAGGATGCGGAACGGGTGGTTGAGGCTGCCCGAAAGACCAACCGCAAAGTGGTCATCGGGTATATTTTACGCCATCATCCAGCTTGGATCCAGTTTATCGATTCGGTCCGGCAGATCGGAAAACCCCTGGTCATGCGCATGAACCTCAACCAGCAGAGCTTTGGGCCTGAATGGAACGTACACAAGGAATTCATCCGCCGGATGCCCCCTCTGGTCGATTGCGGAGTGCATTATATCGACGTCATGTGCCAGATGACCAGGGCTAAACCGACACGAGTCCATGGGATTGCGGCCCGCTTGACCGAAGAGATTCCGGCCGGAACCCACAACTACGGGGCACTCCAGATTGTTTTCGATGACGATTCAGTAGGTTGGTACGAAGTGGGCTGGGGACCGATGATCAGTCGGTCTGCTTTTTTTGTGAAGGATGTCTATGGTCCTAAGGGATCAGTCAGCATCGAAAAGGAAACCTGGAACATCGATCCTTCAGATCTGTCCAAGCATACCGAGGTGAACACCATCGTTATCCATTCCAGCGAGACCGATGTCCAGGGTAACCGGGTGAAGGAAGACCGCTTCATCAAGGTTGAGGATGAACCAAGCCACGATGAACTATGTCGGCGTGAACAGGAATACCTTTACCGGGTCATCACCGAAGACATCGACCTGACTGAACACCTGGAGGATGCGGTAAACAGCATGAAGGTCTGTTATGCGGCAGTCGAGTCTTACGAAACCGGACAGGTGATTCATCTCTGA
- a CDS encoding FAD-dependent oxidoreductase, translating to MSDFTHLFEPIMIGPVEVPNRVCHVPTDISSSHVDGSVSSRDIYHHATIAKGGTGLIIVGATSPQGMTGRSTVACLVADDDSYIPGLARLAETMHRYGAKCAVQLQHPGRQASLPREGKFASTDMVLNLPWSQSRPIAYASEEEGLLKKTIRVLTTDEVLELVDPFAEAAWRIKQAGFDAVELHAAHGYLLSEFMSPYLNRRGDRFGGSFDNRMRFPLAIVDAIHRKCGRDFPVLIRYSVDEWVPGGRELEESVKVAEVFEEAGVAALDLSQCIQESPGAGFDPMYYPEGWTIYASEAIKKKVGIPVINSHTLRNPEYCEAILKEGKTDMVGLSRQLLADPYWPIKAKHGNTRAIRRCISCLTGCWQESLMAKKEIACAINPACGNQDLEIRQPVAEKLDIAVVGGGPAGMEAARHAAERGHRVTVFEKTNELGGAILGCCLVPGKAKMKWYADWIRQEINDLGVDVRLNTVPAANDLFSFDVVVNATGASSFVPKVLGESERVIPFERVLVCPKASCEHHPQDGRKPVKLDGNKVIVWGDHYPAADTAAYLASLGKEITIITPHRQFGSNIEVIHMYVLRKWFQQRDAEALNSKPFKYPVTVLTQAAIVQIGVHEVILLRGQEQEIVPYDHIVTCWVRPNTELLDQLRAQSVPFVNAGDSKKPRNLHAAVREGAWAGLVIEENRFVNPNAVLVNDLPLDMARQLRKR from the coding sequence GTGTCTGATTTTACCCATTTATTCGAACCCATCATGATCGGACCCGTTGAGGTACCCAACCGGGTATGTCATGTACCGACCGATATCAGTTCATCTCATGTGGACGGATCGGTCAGCAGTAGAGATATCTATCACCACGCCACCATCGCCAAGGGTGGGACGGGTTTGATTATCGTAGGTGCCACATCTCCTCAGGGGATGACCGGCCGTTCCACGGTGGCCTGCCTGGTGGCGGATGATGATTCATACATCCCGGGTTTAGCCAGGTTGGCCGAAACGATGCATCGATACGGTGCCAAGTGCGCTGTTCAGCTGCAGCATCCCGGCCGGCAGGCCTCACTTCCCCGTGAGGGGAAATTTGCCTCAACCGATATGGTCTTGAACCTGCCCTGGTCGCAGAGCAGGCCCATTGCGTATGCCAGCGAAGAAGAGGGGCTCCTCAAAAAGACCATCAGAGTACTGACTACCGATGAAGTCCTGGAATTGGTGGACCCGTTCGCCGAAGCGGCTTGGCGGATAAAACAAGCGGGATTTGATGCAGTGGAACTCCATGCAGCGCATGGATACCTTCTGTCGGAATTCATGAGTCCCTACCTCAATCGGCGGGGGGACCGGTTCGGCGGGAGTTTTGACAACCGGATGCGATTTCCCCTGGCTATTGTCGATGCGATCCACCGGAAATGTGGACGGGACTTCCCGGTGTTGATCCGGTATTCGGTTGACGAGTGGGTTCCGGGAGGCCGAGAACTCGAAGAATCGGTGAAGGTCGCCGAGGTGTTTGAGGAGGCTGGAGTGGCGGCTCTCGACCTGAGCCAGTGTATCCAGGAAAGTCCAGGGGCCGGTTTTGATCCCATGTATTATCCTGAAGGTTGGACTATCTATGCCTCGGAAGCCATCAAGAAGAAGGTCGGGATCCCGGTGATCAACAGCCATACCCTGCGGAACCCTGAGTATTGCGAAGCGATTTTGAAAGAGGGAAAGACAGACATGGTGGGTCTTTCCCGGCAACTCCTGGCAGACCCCTACTGGCCAATCAAGGCCAAGCATGGGAATACCCGGGCCATCCGGCGTTGCATCTCGTGCTTGACCGGTTGCTGGCAGGAGTCCCTGATGGCCAAAAAAGAAATCGCCTGTGCCATCAACCCGGCCTGTGGTAACCAAGACCTGGAGATCAGGCAACCGGTTGCAGAAAAACTTGACATTGCGGTGGTGGGAGGTGGTCCGGCTGGAATGGAGGCGGCCAGACACGCTGCTGAACGGGGGCATCGGGTCACCGTATTTGAAAAGACCAACGAGTTGGGTGGAGCCATCCTGGGGTGCTGCCTGGTTCCGGGGAAAGCCAAAATGAAATGGTATGCTGACTGGATCAGGCAGGAGATCAATGACCTCGGAGTTGATGTCAGGTTGAATACGGTACCGGCAGCGAACGATCTCTTTTCCTTTGACGTGGTGGTCAATGCCACCGGAGCCAGTTCCTTTGTACCGAAGGTGCTGGGAGAGTCGGAAAGGGTCATCCCTTTCGAGCGGGTACTGGTGTGTCCCAAGGCGAGCTGCGAGCATCACCCCCAAGACGGCAGAAAGCCGGTCAAGCTCGATGGGAACAAGGTGATTGTTTGGGGTGATCACTATCCGGCGGCAGATACCGCGGCCTACCTGGCTTCGCTGGGAAAAGAGATCACGATCATCACCCCGCATAGACAATTTGGATCCAATATCGAAGTAATCCATATGTACGTCCTGCGGAAATGGTTTCAGCAGCGGGATGCGGAGGCGCTCAATTCGAAGCCGTTCAAATACCCGGTTACCGTCCTTACCCAAGCGGCCATCGTCCAAATCGGTGTACATGAAGTGATCCTATTACGTGGTCAGGAACAAGAAATAGTACCCTATGACCATATTGTGACCTGCTGGGTCAGACCGAATACGGAATTGCTTGATCAACTCCGGGCTCAGTCGGTACCCTTCGTCAATGCAGGCGATTCCAAGAAACCCAGGAATCTCCATGCAGCGGTCAGGGAAGGTGCCTGGGCCGGCTTGGTTATCGAAGAAAACCGGTTTGTCAATCCCAACGCAGTGCTGGTGAACGACTTGCCCCTGGATATGGCCCGGCAGTTACGGAAACGGTGA
- a CDS encoding ABC transporter permease — protein MKSVGSFFTGKGSAGQSYVLIFLILVIVVIATVVNHRFVHPRNIINIFQQIAVLGIVASGVGMLLVSGHVDISVGSQVSLMGAIFAMAIQRMMALPEGNVEPWRQALTYPVAIALTCGVGLAIGLANGITVVKSRASSFIISLGFMSAYSSLALLVTGGASYMLFGRFELLGRGRIFHYLPISILFFLGIVVIAHIILKYFRYGRFLYAIGSNRKAAFVSGINTDRIIIKGYIMMGLLNALAAIILISRVGTALATTGDDYALDALASVIVGGVALTGGKGGALNIFLGVVLIGLIGNALIIMNVNPHIRGLVIGLIIIIAVSLSQLSERQS, from the coding sequence ATGAAGAGTGTCGGTTCATTCTTCACGGGGAAAGGCTCAGCCGGTCAATCCTATGTTCTCATTTTTCTGATCCTGGTCATCGTGGTCATCGCCACCGTAGTCAATCACCGCTTTGTCCATCCCCGGAACATCATTAATATCTTTCAGCAAATAGCCGTATTAGGCATTGTGGCCAGCGGAGTGGGAATGCTATTGGTCTCGGGGCACGTCGACATTTCGGTCGGATCCCAGGTTTCGCTGATGGGTGCCATCTTTGCCATGGCGATTCAAAGGATGATGGCATTGCCCGAAGGTAATGTGGAACCGTGGCGCCAAGCCCTCACCTACCCGGTCGCGATCGCACTGACCTGTGGGGTGGGGTTGGCAATAGGCCTGGCCAACGGTATCACGGTGGTCAAATCAAGGGCTTCTTCATTTATCATTTCTCTGGGCTTCATGTCGGCCTATTCCAGCTTGGCACTCTTGGTCACCGGCGGTGCTTCCTATATGCTGTTCGGACGTTTTGAATTACTGGGGAGAGGACGGATTTTCCATTACTTGCCAATTTCCATCCTCTTTTTTTTAGGGATAGTGGTCATCGCCCACATCATTTTGAAATATTTCCGGTATGGTCGGTTTTTGTATGCCATCGGCAGCAACCGCAAGGCAGCCTTTGTGTCGGGGATCAATACCGACCGGATCATCATCAAGGGTTATATCATGATGGGCTTGTTAAACGCCCTGGCCGCCATCATCCTCATCTCCCGGGTGGGGACGGCCCTGGCCACGACTGGTGATGACTATGCTTTGGATGCCCTGGCCTCGGTTATCGTCGGCGGAGTGGCCCTGACCGGTGGAAAAGGAGGTGCTTTGAACATATTCCTCGGGGTGGTGCTGATTGGATTGATCGGCAATGCGCTGATCATCATGAACGTCAACCCTCACATCCGGGGTTTGGTTATCGGCTTGATCATCATCATTGCGGTATCGCTCAGTCAACTCTCGGAGCGGCAGTCTTGA